A region of the Cannabis sativa cultivar Pink pepper isolate KNU-18-1 chromosome 3, ASM2916894v1, whole genome shotgun sequence genome:
gtttgtGGCCTTGCCAAtgcggagaagcttttaacGACTTCGTGTTGGTTACAGAAGTCGATGAATTCTTCGCAGTTGAACTACTTCCCAttatctgagactattttgtaagGCAGGCCGTATCGaaatactatgtttttaataaagtctagtgcttttttagtagttatagtcttcattggctcagcctccgtccactttgtgaagtagtctactgctactattacatactttactcctccctttcctgttggcagggacccaataaaaTCTATTCCCCAGATCGCAAAGGGCcaaggactagtcatcagggtaatttcattgggaggagctctaggtatgttcgcgaatctttggcacgaatcacatttatggacgtagtctatgcaatcttttttcattgttggccagaagtacccttgtctcaatattttctttgagagacttgggcctcctgtatgatctccacagaacccctcgtggacctctagcattaTTTtcttagcttcagggtccgatacacaccttaaataaggcatgccgaGTCCTCTTCGATAGAGAATTTTGTCCATCATTGCATAACGGTGCGCTTGATATTGTATTCTTCTGGATAGTGTCTTCTCTTGGGGCAATTCCACTTTCGTTATGTATtcgatgatggggaccatccagctgggctcTTGCTCAACTGTTGCTATGGTATTTTTGACTTTGATGCTTGGTTCCGCCAGGCGTTCCACAGGTACCACCCCCAGTTTCTCAATTTCactgtctgaagctaacttagccagacagtctgcgtgagcgttctttttcctggggattctttctactttgtagtccgtgaactcgtggagcagttcccggACTATTGCCACATATGCGGCCATCTTTTCTTCGCGCGTCTGATATTCTCCCGACAACTAGTTTACTACCAGTTGcgaatcgctgtagacttctatTCTTTTGGCCCCCACGGTTTTTGACAGTCTGAgtcctgctatcagggcttcgTATTCAGCCTCATTGTTAGAAGCTGTGAATTCAAACCGTAGGGCTGCTTGGAGTCGAAGTCCGTTCGGGGATATCATCGCGACCCCTACTCCGGACCCATTCTCGTTGGAGGCGCCATCCACAAATACCTTCCACGCTGGGACTTGCAGTGTGGGTATGCTTGCGGTAGCTCCTGCTTCATGCCACTCCGTGATGAAGTCTGCTAGCGCCTGCCCTTTTATGGAAGTGCTTGGGATGTATTGTAGATCAAATTggcttagctccattgcccatttgagaaGTCTTCCAGACGCCTCTGGCTTTTGTAGGACTTTCTggagcgggtggttggttaATACTTTGATTGGGTGAGCTTGGAAGTAAGGTCTCAGCTTTCTcgaggccattaggaggcaaaaaactaGTTTCTCGATCACCGGGTATCGCGTctccgctcctatcatgcgcttgctgacataatacacgggatgctgagttttttccTCTTCCCGTACTAGGGCCGCGCTAACTGCATTCTTAGAGACAGCCAAGTATAGGAACAAgtcctctccgagaacgggtttcGATAAGAttggaggtttggccatgtgctccttcagttttttgaatgcctcctcgcactcgtcggaccattcaaatttttgacattttttcaagatgttgaagaagggaatgcatTTGTGTGTGGAtcgggagataaaacggctcagggcagcaacctttccagTTAAGATCTGCACATCTTTGTGTTTCTTGGGGGAAGGCATGcttaggagagcttggattttctctggATTCGCCTCTATCCCCCGCtaactgacgatgaagcccaaaAACTTTCTTGATGTGACCCCGAAAGTGCACTTCTTCGGGTTGAGTTTCATcccgtatctccggaccacttgaaaacattcttctaagtcatCCGCGTGGCTAGCGCATGCCTTCGACTTGAccagcatgtcgtccacgtatacctccatatttcgtcccagaaggcctttaaacatccggttcacCATTCTCTGGTAAGTTGCACTAGCATTCTTTAGTCCAaaaggcatgaccaggtagcagtatacccccttatcgaaCCTGAAGCTAGTTCACTCTTGATTTGCATTGTGCATCTTGATCTGGTTGTAACCGGCgtatgcgtccatgaaggacaatAGCTTGAATCCGGAGGTGGCATCCACCATCTGGTCAATTCTTGGCAAGGGAAAACAAtcttttgggcaggctttgtttagatcggtaaatctatacaaacccacCATGTCCCGTTTGGCTTTTGGTACCAGCACCGGATTAGCCAGCCACTCTGTGTAATATACGTCTCGGATCATGCCACTGGTTAGtaatttgtccacctctttctctagggcTTCGGCCTTTACCGAGTTGAGGGGGCGTCTTTTCTGTTGAACCGGTGGCATGTTCGGGTTGACGTTAGGGACGTGGGTTATGACGTGggggcttatgccggtcatgtcctcttaACACCACGCAAAAACATCCGTGGCAGCCCTTagtgtctttattattttttctttttcctccggctCTAGGTTTTTTCCTAGCCGGAGGACCTTGGTGGGGTCGAGGTCACACACCGACacttcctcgacatcctccaagggttctacaattttttcaaatcccacacggggatccaactcatcttcttccgcCATTCCTGGCTTAATAACTTCACGGACCATTAGAACGGGTAGGTGGGCAACACCGTTGTAACACTGCATGGCCTCTCCCTAGTTCCCTCTTACGGTTCCTATCCCAGCCTCCTGAGTAGGGAATTTCAAACACAAGTGCCTAATCGATGTGACTACACCGAAATCCACCAGGGCCGGCCGGCCGAGGATTGCATTGTAAGTCGttgggcagtccaccaccacaaatgTGCAGTATTTTAAGGTGCTTTGTGGTGTGtctgggcacaaggtgactgggagcctcacttttcccattgggataattGTTGTTCCATtgaaccctgtgagctgggaaCCGCTTGGTGAAAGATCCCGGTCCGTGAGGCCTATTTCtatgaaggcttctttgaataataaattcacAGAACTCCCGTTTTCAATTAAGATTCTAGCCACAATCTTGTTAGCAATGGGAGTTTCTATGTCCAgggggtcatgatgagggaagcgcactgtCGTGGCGTCCTCTTCTATGAATGTAATGGACTGATCCattagccggggcctttgagctgggagttgagtgacctccgaAACCTCATTGTGCTTTACGACCCCTGCGTAACGTTTTAGTTCCTTTCGGGTAGTTCCTCCTATGTGGggtcctccggagatcatggctactctTCCGTTGGGTCTCGGCGGTAGGCCAGGAATTTGCTGGGTCTCTCCTGGGGGAGCGACTGGTGCCAATGCTGGGCTGCACCCCCTGGTGCTCCTTGGGGCAAAGGTCCTGCTGCCTGAATCAGATTGAGATGAGGCAACCGGTTCTTGATCCATTCGTAAAGATGTCTCAATCGGATCAACttttcgatctcgtcctcgaggtttttgcattcattggtgctatgtcAATTGtcattgtggtactcgcaccttttgttgggatccctccgggagctatcccTGTACAGAGGAggcggtctccggtagtgcgtattttgcctagtagcgaAATACGCACGCTCCTGGGAGTCCATTAACTCCATGTACTGGGTGTACTGaggagtgtacccccttttctgccGCTTATCCCCTGTCCGGTTGCTGCCTTTTGAGGACCTCTTGCTCCGAGAGCCTTGAGAGGGACCTGCTAAGCTTGCGGTCGGAGCGGAGTGAGACGGGACTTGTCCACTTATCCCAGAAGGGTTCCCAAAATGAGAAGATGCAGGGGAtaaggcctggccctgactatatccTGGGGTAGCGGAAAATTATATGTCGCTCATTGGTGGAGCGGCTGCTGGTAAGGTTCCTGGGAGCTGAGCTTCGGGTACATATCCCGCTATCCCGGTAGGGTAGTATCCCCCATAGGCCACTATCTGGGCCTCTTCTAGGttgatgtatttttggactcttttctggaaATCTTGAAGGTTGGAGGCTCCTTCTTACTGTAACTCGTTCCACAACGaagtccctgtacggatgcctgcttgaAGAAGAGCAAGTTGTTGTCCATCATTGACTTTCTTGGTCTTTGAGGCTTCTTCCTTAAACCTCTTTATGAAATTCTTCAATGTCTCCGtaggcagctgcttgatgttagtcaaggcgctgACCTCCAGATTAGCTTTCCTTGCgacgacaaactgtctccggatgCTGGTTTGCAGCTTATTCCAGTAGTCCACGGATCCTGGctccagtttcttgaaccattcttcCACGGAcccgtcattgctgactctcatgactgtcatgactcggttgaactGTGACAGGTGATCGCTTGGGTCCGAGTTCccagtataagctgccattgcgggcatcttgaaatttttggggagctctgcttccaAGATGTGcctggcacatggctcccggtcttCACAGTCAGATTCGGAGTCATCACCTttttgtctccgggagactcgagcaatatcctTCCGGAGTATGGCAAGCTGAgccatgattccttcgtttagtgttcccgtggagaccgcgggcaCGTGTTTCTTTTGGTCTAGGTGATCTCGGAGGTCACCGTGTTTTCTGTTAATCTGATGTCTCAGATTGACGAGACGGTATTTTTGGCcccttcttcctctctctccgggttcctggtgtacagaaacgctctttcggtcctctcgatcctaagggccaagactccctttttggagtttgcccctctgcggacctttccttTTCGAGAAATTTGAGCTGActtttcgcggatcctgcaactttttctttttcccaggAGTGCAAGTAGGGTTTTTCTGCTGGTTCCCTTCAgagggataccttatagggctaggttcccttgATTTATACTTTTGGGCACTTGGTGAGGATTCTCTTGGTGTTTCTCCAAGTCCAGCAGGGATGGCTTTATGATGCACGTGGATTcctgctgcctccatggctttttgcatggccagcatcacctcttgcatctttttgttttgttcttATTGGGCCGTGATTTAAGCTTCGTGATCGGCAGCCTTTTGTCTCAAGAGTATTAGTTCTGTATAGCTGCCTTCGTCGTAGGCATCGTACTCATCGAAGTTTCCTTCGTATTCGTCGTCGTGGGTTCTTTCTCCTTCCTGAGATCCCACGTTCACTCTTGAGGCCACATCCTTGtcgtttgggtcttgagcgtcttgaGGAGGACGGGGTTGACGT
Encoded here:
- the LOC133036294 gene encoding uncharacterized protein LOC133036294, translated to MAAYTGNSDPSDHLSQFNRVMTVMRVSNDGSVEEWFKKLEPGSVDYWNKLQTSIRRQFVVARKANLEVSALTNIKQLPTETLKNFIKRFKEEASKTKKVNDGQQLALLQAGIRTGTSLWNELHQGQALSPASSHFGNPSGISGQVPSHSAPTASLAGPSQGSRSKRSSKGSNRTGDKRQKRGYTPQYTQYMELMDSQERAYFATRQNTHYRRPPPLYRDSSRRDPNKRCEYHNDN